In the genome of Pan troglodytes isolate AG18354 chromosome 15, NHGRI_mPanTro3-v2.0_pri, whole genome shotgun sequence, one region contains:
- the CBLN3 gene encoding cerebellin-3, whose protein sequence is MLGAKPHWLPGPLHSPGLPLVLVLLALGAGWAQEGSEPVLLEGECLVVCEPGRAAAGGPGGAALGEAPPGRVAFAAVRSHHHEPAGETGNGTSGAIYFDQVLVNEGGGFDRASGSFVAPVRGVYSFRFHVVKVYNRQTVQVSLMLNTWPVISAFANDPDVTREAATSSVLLPLDPGDRVSLRLRRGNLLGGWKYSSFSGFLIFPL, encoded by the exons ATGTTGGGAGCCAAGCCACACTGGCTACCAGGTCCCCTACACAGTCCCGGACTGCCCTTGGTTCTGGTGCTTCTGGCCCTTGGGGCCGGGTGGGCCCAGGAGGGGTCAGAGCCCGTCCTGCTGGAGGGGGAGTGCCTGGTGGTCTGTGAGCCTGGCCGAGCTGCTGCAGGGGGGCCCGGGGGAGCAGCCCTGGGAGAGGCGCCCCCTGGGCGAGTGGCATTTGCTGCGGTCCGAAGCCACCACCATGAGCCAGCAGGGGAAACCGGCAATGGCACCAGTGGGGCCATCTACTTCGACCAG GTCCTGGTGAACGAGGGCGGTGGCTTTGACCGGGCCTCTGGCTCCTTCGTAGCCCCTGTCCGGGGTGTCTACAGCTTCCGGTTCCATGTGGTGAAGGTGTACAACCGCCAAACTGTCCAG GTGAGCCTGATGCTGAACACGTGGCCTGTCATCTCAGCCTTTGCCAATGACCCTGACGTGACCCGGGAGGCAGCCACCAGCTCTGTGCTACTGCCCTTGGACCCCGGGGACCGAGTGTCTCTGCGCCTGCGTCGGGGGAATCTACTGGGTGGCTGGAAATACTCAAGTTTCTCTGGCTTCCTCATCTTCCCTCTCTGA
- the KHNYN gene encoding protein KHNYN isoform X1 yields the protein MREDPEGRETDGRAGEKRKERALEPPRGLGRAGPSGLLGAAAGLGGGRAAGRSWADSAPGQEVTQETVCVRCGQERSPLGLGAAAMPTWGARPASPDRFAVTAEAENKVREQQPHVERIFSVGVSVLPKDCPDNPHIWLQLEGPKENASRAKEYLKGLCSPELQDEIHYPPKLHCIFLGAQGFFLDCLAWSTSAHLVPRAPGSLMISGLTEAFVMAQSRVEELAERLSWDFTPGPSSGASQCTGVLRDFSALLRSPGDAHREALLQLPLAVQEELLSLVQEASSGQGPGALASWEGRSSALLGAQCQGVRAPPSDGRESLDTGSMGPGDSRGARGDTYAVEKEGGKQGGPREMDLGWKELPGEEAWEREVALRPQSVGGGARESAPLKGKALGKEEITLGGGGFCVHREPPGAHGSCHRAAQSRGASLLQRLHNGNASPPRVPSPPPAPEPPWHCGDRGDCGDRGDVGDRGDKQQGMARGRGPQWKRGARGGNLVTGTQRFKEALQDPFTLCLANVPGQPDLRHIVIDGSNVAMVHGLQHYFSSRGIAIAVQYFWDRGHRDITVFVPQWRFSKDAKVRESHFLQKLYSLSLLSLTPSRVMDGKRISSYDDRFMVKLAEETDGIIVSNDQFRDLAEESEKWMAIIRERLLPFTFVGNLFMVPDDPLGRNGPTLDEFLKKPARTQGSSKAQHPSRGFAEHGKQQQGREEEKGSGGIRKTRETERLRRQLLEVFWGQDHKVDFILQREPYCRDINQLSEALLSLNF from the exons ATGCGCGAGGACCCTGAGGGCCGGGAGACAGACGGGAGGGCTGGTGAGAAGCGCAAGGAGCGAGCCCTGGAGCCGCCGAGGGGACTAGGCCGAGCGGGCCCGTCGGGGCTTCTGGGTGCGGCGGCGGGGTTGGGAGGAGGGCGCGCAGCCGGGAGGAGCTGGGCTGACTCCGCCCCAGGCCAGGAAGTGACTCAAGAAACAGTTTGCGTGCGATGTGGACAAGAGAGGTCCCCGTTGG GGCTGGGGGCAGCAGCCATGCCTACCTGGGGGGCCCGCCCCGCGTCCCCAGATCGCTTTGCGGTGACTGCGGAGGCTGAGAACAAGGTTCGGGAACAGCAGCCCCATGTGGAGCGCATCTTCAGCGTGGGGGTGAGCGTCCTTCCGAAGGACTGTCCGGACAACCCCCACATCTGGCTGCAGCTGGAGGGCCCCAAGGAAAACGCCAGCAGAGCCAAG GAGTACCTGAAAGGCCTCTGCAGCCCAGAACTGCAGGATGAAATCCACTACCCGCCCAAACTGCACTGCATCTTTCTGGGAGCCCAGGGCTTCTTCCTTGACTGCCTGGCCTGGAGCACGTCAGCCCATCTGGTGCCCAGGGCGCCAGGCTCACTGATGATCAGTGGCCTGACTGAAGCCTTTGTCATGGCTCAGAGCCGGGTAGAAGAGCTGGCAGAGCGGCTGAGCTGGGACTTCACGCCAGGACCATCTTCCGGAGCCTCTCAGTGTACTGGAGTGCTGAGAGACTTCTCTGCCCTGCTGCGGTCCCCGGGGGATGCCCATAGAGAGGCTCTGTTGCAGTTGCCCCTGGCTGTCCAGGAGGAGCTGCTGAGTCTGGTGCAGGAGGCGTCTAGTGGGCAGGGGCCAGGAGCACTGGCTTCTTGGGAGGGGCGGAGCTCAGCCTTGCTGGGTGCTCAGTGCCAAGGAGTGAGAGCTCCCCCTAGTGACGGCAGGGAGTCCCTGGACACTGGATCTATGGGACCCGGAGATTCCAGGGGAGCAAGGGGAGACACTTACGCtgtggagaaggagggagggaaacagggtggtcccagggagatggatttgGGGTGGAAGGAGTTGCCTGGGGAAGAGGCGTGGGAGAGAGAAGTGGCCCTCAGGCCACAGTCAGTGGGTGGAGGGGCAAGGGAGTCAGCACCCCTGAAAGGGAAGGCCCTGGGGAAGGAGGAGATAACTCTGGGAGGAGGAGGGTTCTGTGTCCACCGTGAGCCTCCCGGTGCCCATGGCTCCTGTCACAGGGCAGCTCAGTCCCGAGGAGCCTCCCTCCTCCAGCGACTCCACAATGGGAATGCCTCTCCTCCGAGGGTGCCCAGCCCTCCACCTGCACCGGAACCCCCATGGCACTGTGGAGACCGGGGTGACTGCGGAGACCGGGGAGACGTGGGGGACAGGGGAGACAAGCAGCAGGGCATGGCACGGGGTCGGGGGCCTCAATGGAAACGAGGCGCCCGAGGGGGCAACTTGGTGACTGGAACACAGCGTTTCAAGGAGGCCCTGCAGGATCCTTTCACCCTGTGCCTTGCCAATGTGCCTGGCCAGCCAGACCTCCGCCATATTGTCATTGACGGCAGCAACGTGGCCATGGT GCATGGCCTCCAGCACTACTTCTCCAGCCGGGGCATTGCCATTGCTGTGCAGTACTTCTGGGACCGTGGTCACCGTGACATAACTGTCTTTGTGCCTCAGTGGCGCTTCAGTAAGGATGCCAAAGTCAGAG AGAGTCACTTCCTGCAAAAGCTGTATTCCCTCAGCCTGCTCTCCCTCACACCCTCACGAGTCATGGATGGCAAGAGGATCTCCTCCTATGATGACAG GTTCATGGTGAAGCTGGCTGAAGAGACAGATGGGATAATTGTCTCCAATGACCAGTTCCGGGACCTGGCGGAGGAGTCTGAGAAGTGGATGGCAATCATCAGAGAACG CCTGCTGCCCTTTACCTTTGTGGGAAACCTCTTCATGGTACCTGATGACCCACTGGGGCGAAACGGCCCCACCCTGGATGAATTTCTGAAGAAGCCAGCCAG GACACAGGGGTCTTCTAAGGCTCAGCATCCTTCCAGGGGCTTTGCAGAACATGGGAAACAGCAgcaggggagagaagaggaaaaaggtaGTGGTGGCATTCGGAAGACCCGGGAAACAGAGCGGCTCCGGCGGCAGCTGCTGGAGGTGTTTTGGGGTCAGGATCACAAAGTGGACTTCATCCTGCAGCGGGAGCCATACTGCCGGGACATCAACCAACTGTCTGAGGCCCTGCTCAGTCTTAACTTTTGA
- the KHNYN gene encoding protein KHNYN isoform X2 produces MPTWGARPASPDRFAVTAEAENKVREQQPHVERIFSVGVSVLPKDCPDNPHIWLQLEGPKENASRAKEYLKGLCSPELQDEIHYPPKLHCIFLGAQGFFLDCLAWSTSAHLVPRAPGSLMISGLTEAFVMAQSRVEELAERLSWDFTPGPSSGASQCTGVLRDFSALLRSPGDAHREALLQLPLAVQEELLSLVQEASSGQGPGALASWEGRSSALLGAQCQGVRAPPSDGRESLDTGSMGPGDSRGARGDTYAVEKEGGKQGGPREMDLGWKELPGEEAWEREVALRPQSVGGGARESAPLKGKALGKEEITLGGGGFCVHREPPGAHGSCHRAAQSRGASLLQRLHNGNASPPRVPSPPPAPEPPWHCGDRGDCGDRGDVGDRGDKQQGMARGRGPQWKRGARGGNLVTGTQRFKEALQDPFTLCLANVPGQPDLRHIVIDGSNVAMVHGLQHYFSSRGIAIAVQYFWDRGHRDITVFVPQWRFSKDAKVRESHFLQKLYSLSLLSLTPSRVMDGKRISSYDDRFMVKLAEETDGIIVSNDQFRDLAEESEKWMAIIRERLLPFTFVGNLFMVPDDPLGRNGPTLDEFLKKPARTQGSSKAQHPSRGFAEHGKQQQGREEEKGSGGIRKTRETERLRRQLLEVFWGQDHKVDFILQREPYCRDINQLSEALLSLNF; encoded by the exons ATGCCTACCTGGGGGGCCCGCCCCGCGTCCCCAGATCGCTTTGCGGTGACTGCGGAGGCTGAGAACAAGGTTCGGGAACAGCAGCCCCATGTGGAGCGCATCTTCAGCGTGGGGGTGAGCGTCCTTCCGAAGGACTGTCCGGACAACCCCCACATCTGGCTGCAGCTGGAGGGCCCCAAGGAAAACGCCAGCAGAGCCAAG GAGTACCTGAAAGGCCTCTGCAGCCCAGAACTGCAGGATGAAATCCACTACCCGCCCAAACTGCACTGCATCTTTCTGGGAGCCCAGGGCTTCTTCCTTGACTGCCTGGCCTGGAGCACGTCAGCCCATCTGGTGCCCAGGGCGCCAGGCTCACTGATGATCAGTGGCCTGACTGAAGCCTTTGTCATGGCTCAGAGCCGGGTAGAAGAGCTGGCAGAGCGGCTGAGCTGGGACTTCACGCCAGGACCATCTTCCGGAGCCTCTCAGTGTACTGGAGTGCTGAGAGACTTCTCTGCCCTGCTGCGGTCCCCGGGGGATGCCCATAGAGAGGCTCTGTTGCAGTTGCCCCTGGCTGTCCAGGAGGAGCTGCTGAGTCTGGTGCAGGAGGCGTCTAGTGGGCAGGGGCCAGGAGCACTGGCTTCTTGGGAGGGGCGGAGCTCAGCCTTGCTGGGTGCTCAGTGCCAAGGAGTGAGAGCTCCCCCTAGTGACGGCAGGGAGTCCCTGGACACTGGATCTATGGGACCCGGAGATTCCAGGGGAGCAAGGGGAGACACTTACGCtgtggagaaggagggagggaaacagggtggtcccagggagatggatttgGGGTGGAAGGAGTTGCCTGGGGAAGAGGCGTGGGAGAGAGAAGTGGCCCTCAGGCCACAGTCAGTGGGTGGAGGGGCAAGGGAGTCAGCACCCCTGAAAGGGAAGGCCCTGGGGAAGGAGGAGATAACTCTGGGAGGAGGAGGGTTCTGTGTCCACCGTGAGCCTCCCGGTGCCCATGGCTCCTGTCACAGGGCAGCTCAGTCCCGAGGAGCCTCCCTCCTCCAGCGACTCCACAATGGGAATGCCTCTCCTCCGAGGGTGCCCAGCCCTCCACCTGCACCGGAACCCCCATGGCACTGTGGAGACCGGGGTGACTGCGGAGACCGGGGAGACGTGGGGGACAGGGGAGACAAGCAGCAGGGCATGGCACGGGGTCGGGGGCCTCAATGGAAACGAGGCGCCCGAGGGGGCAACTTGGTGACTGGAACACAGCGTTTCAAGGAGGCCCTGCAGGATCCTTTCACCCTGTGCCTTGCCAATGTGCCTGGCCAGCCAGACCTCCGCCATATTGTCATTGACGGCAGCAACGTGGCCATGGT GCATGGCCTCCAGCACTACTTCTCCAGCCGGGGCATTGCCATTGCTGTGCAGTACTTCTGGGACCGTGGTCACCGTGACATAACTGTCTTTGTGCCTCAGTGGCGCTTCAGTAAGGATGCCAAAGTCAGAG AGAGTCACTTCCTGCAAAAGCTGTATTCCCTCAGCCTGCTCTCCCTCACACCCTCACGAGTCATGGATGGCAAGAGGATCTCCTCCTATGATGACAG GTTCATGGTGAAGCTGGCTGAAGAGACAGATGGGATAATTGTCTCCAATGACCAGTTCCGGGACCTGGCGGAGGAGTCTGAGAAGTGGATGGCAATCATCAGAGAACG CCTGCTGCCCTTTACCTTTGTGGGAAACCTCTTCATGGTACCTGATGACCCACTGGGGCGAAACGGCCCCACCCTGGATGAATTTCTGAAGAAGCCAGCCAG GACACAGGGGTCTTCTAAGGCTCAGCATCCTTCCAGGGGCTTTGCAGAACATGGGAAACAGCAgcaggggagagaagaggaaaaaggtaGTGGTGGCATTCGGAAGACCCGGGAAACAGAGCGGCTCCGGCGGCAGCTGCTGGAGGTGTTTTGGGGTCAGGATCACAAAGTGGACTTCATCCTGCAGCGGGAGCCATACTGCCGGGACATCAACCAACTGTCTGAGGCCCTGCTCAGTCTTAACTTTTGA
- the SDR39U1 gene encoding epimerase family protein SDR39U1 isoform X3 has translation MRELIKIQAPGTQVPVLNHYTLAASKFSSATKEFLQGRNASGHGEVQGENIQMALSPNGEILRAREAYYQPSLTAEYDEDSPGGDFDFFSNLVTKWEAAARLPGDSTRQVVVRSGVVLGRGGGAMGHMLLPFRLGLGGPIGSGHQFFPWIHIGDLAGILTHALEANHVHGVLNGVAPSSATNAEFAQTLGAALGRRAFIPLPSAVVQAVFGRQRAIMLLEGQKVIPRRTLATGYQYSFPELGAALKEIVA, from the exons ATGAGGGAGCTGATTAAAATTCAGGCGCCTGGTACCCAAGTTCCTGTTCTTAACCACTATACTCTAGCAGCCTCTAAGTTTAGCTCTGCAACCAAAGAGTTCCTCCAGGGAAGGAACGCTTCAGGTCATGGAGAAGTTCAAGGGGAAAATATCCAAATGGCTCTGTCACCAAATGGGGAGATCCTAAGGGCCAGAGAAG CTTACTACCAGCCCAGTCTGACTGCGGAGTATGATGAAGACAGCCCAGGAGGGGACTTTGACTTTTTCTCCAACCTCGTAACCAAATGGGAAGCTGCAGCCAGGCTTCCTGGAGATTCTACACGCCAGGTGGTGGTGCGCTCAG GGGTTGTGCTGGGCCGTGGGGGTGGTGCCATGGGCCACATGCTGCTGCCCTTTCGCCTGGGCCTGGGGGGCCCCATCGGCTCAGGCCACCAATTCTTCCCCTGGATACACATCGGGGACCTGGCAGGAATCCTGACCCATGCCCTTGAAGCAAACCACGTGCACGGGGTCCTGAATGGAGTAGCTCCATCCTCCGCCACTAATGCTGAGTTTGCCCAGACCTTGGGTGCTGCCCTGGGCCGCCGAGCCTTCATCCCTCTCCCCAGCGCTGTGGTGCAAGCTGTCTTTGGGCGACAGCGTGCCATCATGCTGCTGGAGGGCCAGAAGGTGATCCCACGGCGAACACTGGCCACTGGCTACCAGTATTCCTTCCCAGAGCTAGGGGCTGCCTTAAAGGAAATTGTAGCCTAA
- the SDR39U1 gene encoding epimerase family protein SDR39U1 isoform X1 has product MRVLVGGGTGFIGTALTQLLNARGHEVTLVSRKPGPGRITWDELAASGLPSCDAAVNLAGENILNPLRRWNETFQKEVLGSRLETTQLLAKAITKAPQPPKAWVLVTGVAYYQPSLTAEYDEDSPGGDFDFFSNLVTKWEAAARLPGDSTRQVVVRSGVVLGRGGGAMGHMLLPFRLGLGGPIGSGHQFFPWIHIGDLAGILTHALEANHVHGVLNGVAPSSATNAEFAQTLGAALGRRAFIPLPSAVVQAVFGRQRAIMLLEGQKVIPRRTLATGYQYSFPELGAALKEIVA; this is encoded by the exons ATGCGTGTGCTTGTGG GTGGCGGGACAGGCTTCATTGGGACAGCCCTAACCCAGCTGCTGAATGCCAGAGGCCACGAAGTGACGTTGGTCTCCCGAAAACCCGGGCCCGGCCGGATCACGTGG GATGAGCTCGCTGCATCGGGGCTGCCGAGCTGCGATGCCGCCGTCAACCTGGCCGGAGAGAACATCCTCAACCCTCTCCGAAG ATGGAATGAAACCTTCCAAAAAGAGGTTCTCGGCAGCCGCCTAGAGACCACCCAATTGCTGGCTAAAGCCATCACCAAAGCCCCACAACCCCCCAAGGCCTGGGTCTTAGTCACAGGTGTAG CTTACTACCAGCCCAGTCTGACTGCGGAGTATGATGAAGACAGCCCAGGAGGGGACTTTGACTTTTTCTCCAACCTCGTAACCAAATGGGAAGCTGCAGCCAGGCTTCCTGGAGATTCTACACGCCAGGTGGTGGTGCGCTCAG GGGTTGTGCTGGGCCGTGGGGGTGGTGCCATGGGCCACATGCTGCTGCCCTTTCGCCTGGGCCTGGGGGGCCCCATCGGCTCAGGCCACCAATTCTTCCCCTGGATACACATCGGGGACCTGGCAGGAATCCTGACCCATGCCCTTGAAGCAAACCACGTGCACGGGGTCCTGAATGGAGTAGCTCCATCCTCCGCCACTAATGCTGAGTTTGCCCAGACCTTGGGTGCTGCCCTGGGCCGCCGAGCCTTCATCCCTCTCCCCAGCGCTGTGGTGCAAGCTGTCTTTGGGCGACAGCGTGCCATCATGCTGCTGGAGGGCCAGAAGGTGATCCCACGGCGAACACTGGCCACTGGCTACCAGTATTCCTTCCCAGAGCTAGGGGCTGCCTTAAAGGAAATTGTAGCCTAA
- the SDR39U1 gene encoding epimerase family protein SDR39U1 isoform X4: MSSLHRGCRAAMPPSTWPERTSSTLSEAYYQPSLTAEYDEDSPGGDFDFFSNLVTKWEAAARLPGDSTRQVVVRSGVVLGRGGGAMGHMLLPFRLGLGGPIGSGHQFFPWIHIGDLAGILTHALEANHVHGVLNGVAPSSATNAEFAQTLGAALGRRAFIPLPSAVVQAVFGRQRAIMLLEGQKVIPRRTLATGYQYSFPELGAALKEIVA, from the exons ATGAGCTCGCTGCATCGGGGCTGCCGAGCTGCGATGCCGCCGTCAACCTGGCCGGAGAGAACATCCTCAACCCTCTCCGAAG CTTACTACCAGCCCAGTCTGACTGCGGAGTATGATGAAGACAGCCCAGGAGGGGACTTTGACTTTTTCTCCAACCTCGTAACCAAATGGGAAGCTGCAGCCAGGCTTCCTGGAGATTCTACACGCCAGGTGGTGGTGCGCTCAG GGGTTGTGCTGGGCCGTGGGGGTGGTGCCATGGGCCACATGCTGCTGCCCTTTCGCCTGGGCCTGGGGGGCCCCATCGGCTCAGGCCACCAATTCTTCCCCTGGATACACATCGGGGACCTGGCAGGAATCCTGACCCATGCCCTTGAAGCAAACCACGTGCACGGGGTCCTGAATGGAGTAGCTCCATCCTCCGCCACTAATGCTGAGTTTGCCCAGACCTTGGGTGCTGCCCTGGGCCGCCGAGCCTTCATCCCTCTCCCCAGCGCTGTGGTGCAAGCTGTCTTTGGGCGACAGCGTGCCATCATGCTGCTGGAGGGCCAGAAGGTGATCCCACGGCGAACACTGGCCACTGGCTACCAGTATTCCTTCCCAGAGCTAGGGGCTGCCTTAAAGGAAATTGTAGCCTAA
- the SDR39U1 gene encoding epimerase family protein SDR39U1 isoform X2, whose amino-acid sequence MGWRRKRVPQRGRKAPPPQLHGNINNLYFPIRWRDRLHWDSPNPAAECQRPRSDVGLPKTRARPDHVAYYQPSLTAEYDEDSPGGDFDFFSNLVTKWEAAARLPGDSTRQVVVRSGVVLGRGGGAMGHMLLPFRLGLGGPIGSGHQFFPWIHIGDLAGILTHALEANHVHGVLNGVAPSSATNAEFAQTLGAALGRRAFIPLPSAVVQAVFGRQRAIMLLEGQKVIPRRTLATGYQYSFPELGAALKEIVA is encoded by the exons ATGGGATGGCGCCGGAAAAGGGTGCCACAGCGGGGACGGAAGGCGCCCCCACCCCAACTCCACGGGAATATAAACAATTTGTATTTTCCGATCAGGTGGCGGGACAGGCTTCATTGGGACAGCCCTAACCCAGCTGCTGAATGCCAGAGGCCACGAAGTGACGTTGGTCTCCCGAAAACCCGGGCCCGGCCGGATCACGTGG CTTACTACCAGCCCAGTCTGACTGCGGAGTATGATGAAGACAGCCCAGGAGGGGACTTTGACTTTTTCTCCAACCTCGTAACCAAATGGGAAGCTGCAGCCAGGCTTCCTGGAGATTCTACACGCCAGGTGGTGGTGCGCTCAG GGGTTGTGCTGGGCCGTGGGGGTGGTGCCATGGGCCACATGCTGCTGCCCTTTCGCCTGGGCCTGGGGGGCCCCATCGGCTCAGGCCACCAATTCTTCCCCTGGATACACATCGGGGACCTGGCAGGAATCCTGACCCATGCCCTTGAAGCAAACCACGTGCACGGGGTCCTGAATGGAGTAGCTCCATCCTCCGCCACTAATGCTGAGTTTGCCCAGACCTTGGGTGCTGCCCTGGGCCGCCGAGCCTTCATCCCTCTCCCCAGCGCTGTGGTGCAAGCTGTCTTTGGGCGACAGCGTGCCATCATGCTGCTGGAGGGCCAGAAGGTGATCCCACGGCGAACACTGGCCACTGGCTACCAGTATTCCTTCCCAGAGCTAGGGGCTGCCTTAAAGGAAATTGTAGCCTAA